A DNA window from Myxococcus xanthus contains the following coding sequences:
- the nusA gene encoding transcription termination factor NusA, whose protein sequence is MPTQQANPSVNLNLVLDQVAKDKGIDRAVLIATLEDAMKTAAKKHFGQDRELEAKYDPDKGVVELFQAITVVEEIVDPVQAVNQISLVEAHKKGMEVEPGDELVFQIFYRDEDAAEAKAQDDQYGDILRLKTFRRGFGRIAAQTAKQVILQRTRDAERENVFNEYRDRKNEIVTGIARRFERGNIIVDLGRAEAVLPVREQVPRETYRPGDRVQAYVLDVLRESKGPQIVLSRASVNLLTKLFEMEVPEIAEGIVVIEAAAREPGGRAKIAVSSRDSDVDPVGACVGMKGSRVQAVVQELRGEKIDIVPFDEDPARFVCSALAPAEVSRVIIDEANHAMELIVPDDQLSLAIGRRGQNVRLAAQLTGWKLDINSESRVRELREFANRSLGSLPGVNEMLVETLYAHGFRQARDIAEANAELLAQLPGIDPARIPSMQEAARTRMVEDQAELSRMDYEREQARIAEARRHPDELSQPERMARVRGVGEKTIEQLILAGYRSVEDIANEKDLAKLGDVPGVGIKKARQLKSAAENYLVEEAKLRAELNAERGAMTVALEGGAEATKAP, encoded by the coding sequence ATGCCCACGCAGCAAGCCAACCCGAGTGTCAACCTCAACCTCGTCCTGGACCAGGTCGCCAAGGACAAGGGCATCGACCGGGCTGTGCTGATTGCCACGCTCGAAGACGCGATGAAGACCGCGGCCAAGAAGCACTTTGGCCAGGACCGCGAGCTCGAGGCGAAGTACGACCCGGACAAGGGCGTCGTGGAGCTGTTCCAGGCCATCACCGTGGTCGAGGAGATTGTCGATCCGGTCCAGGCGGTGAATCAGATCTCCCTGGTCGAGGCCCACAAGAAGGGCATGGAAGTGGAGCCGGGCGACGAGCTCGTGTTCCAGATCTTCTACCGGGACGAGGACGCCGCCGAGGCCAAGGCCCAGGACGACCAGTACGGTGACATCCTCCGCCTGAAGACCTTCCGTCGCGGCTTCGGCCGCATCGCCGCGCAGACGGCCAAGCAGGTCATCCTGCAGCGCACGCGCGACGCGGAGCGGGAGAACGTCTTCAACGAGTACCGCGACCGGAAGAACGAAATCGTCACCGGCATCGCCCGCCGGTTCGAGCGCGGCAACATCATCGTGGACCTGGGCCGCGCCGAGGCCGTGCTGCCGGTGCGCGAGCAGGTCCCGCGTGAGACCTACCGTCCCGGCGACCGCGTCCAGGCCTACGTGCTGGACGTGCTCCGTGAGTCCAAGGGCCCCCAGATTGTCCTCAGCCGCGCGTCCGTCAACCTGCTCACCAAGCTGTTCGAGATGGAGGTGCCGGAAATCGCCGAAGGCATCGTCGTCATCGAGGCGGCGGCGCGTGAGCCGGGCGGCCGGGCGAAGATTGCCGTGTCCAGCCGGGACTCGGACGTGGACCCCGTGGGCGCCTGCGTCGGTATGAAGGGCAGCCGTGTTCAGGCGGTGGTGCAGGAGCTGCGCGGCGAGAAGATCGACATCGTCCCCTTCGACGAGGATCCGGCCCGCTTCGTGTGCTCGGCGCTGGCCCCGGCGGAGGTCAGCCGCGTCATCATCGACGAGGCCAACCACGCCATGGAGCTCATCGTCCCGGACGACCAGCTCAGCCTGGCCATTGGCCGTCGCGGTCAGAACGTCCGCTTGGCAGCCCAGCTGACCGGCTGGAAGCTCGACATCAACAGCGAGAGCCGGGTCCGGGAGCTGCGCGAGTTCGCCAACCGCTCGCTGGGCTCGCTGCCCGGCGTCAACGAGATGCTGGTGGAGACGCTCTACGCGCACGGCTTCCGTCAGGCCCGGGACATCGCCGAGGCCAACGCGGAGTTGCTGGCGCAGCTGCCCGGCATCGACCCGGCCCGCATCCCCTCCATGCAGGAAGCCGCCCGGACCCGGATGGTCGAGGATCAGGCGGAACTGTCGCGCATGGATTATGAAAGAGAGCAGGCCCGCATCGCGGAGGCTCGGCGGCATCCGGACGAGCTCAGCCAGCCCGAGCGCATGGCGCGCGTGCGTGGCGTCGGTGAGAAGACCATCGAGCAGCTCATCCTCGCGGGGTACCGCTCGGTGGAGGACATCGCCAACGAGAAGGACCTGGCGAAGCTGGGCGATGTTCCGGGTGTGGGTATCAAGAAGGCCCGCCAGCTGAAGAGCGCGGCGGAAAACTATCTGGTGGAGGAAGCCAAGCTGCGCGCGGAGCTGAATGCCGAGCGCGGCGCCATGACGGTGGCACTTGAGGGTGGCGCAGAAGCCACCAAGGCGCCGTAA
- the rimP gene encoding ribosome maturation factor RimP — protein sequence MSEKNLKQTVEERALALLEPIVAGEGLELVDLEFLREREGWVLRLFIDKPGGRVGLDECTQVSRAVDPSLDVEDFIPHEYNLEVSSPGVDRPLRKPTHFERVKGQQVKVKTFGPVGEPPRKNFTGTLTEVAGDGISVEVEGAGTFHILFKDIAKANLEFQF from the coding sequence ATGTCGGAGAAGAACCTCAAGCAGACGGTGGAGGAGCGGGCCTTGGCCCTGCTCGAGCCCATTGTCGCGGGTGAAGGCCTGGAGCTCGTGGACCTGGAATTCCTCCGGGAGCGCGAGGGCTGGGTGCTCCGGTTGTTCATCGACAAGCCGGGTGGCCGCGTAGGGCTGGACGAGTGCACCCAGGTGTCGCGCGCGGTGGATCCGTCGCTCGACGTGGAGGACTTCATCCCCCACGAGTACAACCTGGAGGTTTCCAGCCCCGGGGTGGACCGTCCGCTGAGGAAGCCGACGCACTTCGAGCGGGTGAAGGGACAGCAGGTGAAGGTGAAGACGTTCGGCCCGGTGGGAGAGCCCCCGCGCAAGAACTTCACCGGCACGCTGACCGAGGTGGCAGGCGACGGCATCTCGGTGGAGGTGGAAGGGGCCGGAACCTTCCACATCCTCTTCAAGGACATCGCCAAGGCGAACCTGGAGTTCCAGTTCTAG
- a CDS encoding carbon-nitrogen hydrolase family protein: MHLIAAAQMVSTADKAHNLEAATRLVRRAVALGARLVGLPENFSWMGPEPERQDAAEGLDGPTLSQMASLARELKVTLLAGSVLETGAPGGRLYNTSVLFGPGGERLAVYRKIHLFDVEVGDGATYQESAAVAPGTEVVSAETEVGRLGLSVCYDLRFPELYRRLSREGATLLAVPAAFTLMTGKDHWEVLLRARAIENQAYVLAPAQGGRHSANRVTYGHALVVDPWGLVTARASEGEGLALAPVDPELQARIRRNLPCLEHRRLN; the protein is encoded by the coding sequence ATGCACCTCATCGCCGCCGCGCAGATGGTGTCCACCGCCGACAAGGCCCACAACCTGGAAGCCGCGACCCGGCTCGTCCGGCGCGCCGTCGCACTGGGTGCCCGGCTGGTGGGCCTCCCCGAGAACTTCTCCTGGATGGGGCCAGAGCCCGAGCGGCAGGACGCCGCCGAGGGGCTCGACGGTCCGACGCTGTCCCAGATGGCCAGCCTGGCCCGGGAGCTGAAGGTGACGCTGCTGGCCGGCAGCGTGCTGGAGACGGGCGCGCCGGGTGGGCGCCTCTACAACACCAGCGTCCTCTTCGGCCCCGGCGGCGAGCGGCTGGCCGTGTACCGGAAAATCCACCTCTTCGACGTCGAGGTGGGAGATGGTGCGACCTATCAGGAGTCCGCGGCGGTGGCGCCGGGGACGGAGGTGGTCTCCGCGGAGACGGAGGTCGGCCGGCTGGGGCTATCCGTCTGCTACGACCTGCGATTCCCCGAACTGTACCGGCGGCTGTCCCGCGAAGGCGCCACGCTGCTGGCGGTCCCGGCGGCCTTCACCCTCATGACGGGCAAGGACCACTGGGAAGTGCTCCTGCGGGCCCGCGCCATCGAGAACCAGGCGTACGTGCTGGCGCCCGCTCAGGGAGGACGGCACTCCGCCAACCGCGTCACCTATGGCCACGCCCTGGTGGTGGACCCGTGGGGCCTGGTGACTGCGCGGGCCTCCGAGGGAGAGGGGCTCGCGCTGGCGCCGGTGGACCCGGAGCTGCAAGCGCGCATCCGACGCAACCTCCCCTGCCTGGAGCACCGCCGTTTGAACTAG
- a CDS encoding FecR domain-containing protein: MLLALALSALPAGCTADERPSAPDAATPPTVATHRAHLRAMKGGVQIKRATADEWSPAREGQPLYENDKVRTEAGAGTDIVFAANGSTVHLTGDSLISIAETRTRPGQQRTDLTVLRGRIDAELEKPATQSLSVTTPSATIQAGREIVFQ; encoded by the coding sequence ATGTTGCTTGCGCTCGCGCTTTCGGCCCTCCCCGCCGGCTGCACCGCCGATGAGCGTCCGTCCGCGCCCGACGCGGCAACGCCTCCCACAGTGGCCACGCACCGCGCACACCTGCGAGCCATGAAGGGCGGCGTCCAAATCAAGCGCGCCACGGCCGACGAGTGGAGCCCCGCCCGGGAAGGCCAGCCGCTCTACGAGAATGACAAGGTCCGCACCGAGGCGGGCGCCGGCACCGACATCGTCTTCGCCGCCAACGGCAGCACGGTGCACCTCACCGGGGACTCGCTCATCAGCATCGCGGAGACGCGCACCCGCCCCGGCCAGCAGCGCACGGACCTCACCGTGTTGCGGGGCCGCATCGACGCGGAGCTGGAGAAGCCCGCCACCCAGTCCCTGTCCGTCACCACGCCGTCCGCCACCATCCAGGCGGGAAGGGAGATTGTCTTCCAATGA
- a CDS encoding LysM peptidoglycan-binding domain-containing protein — translation MKAALLLLTWLGTTPPGTVVVGPNESLRQVAQRTLGDARAAEELRALNGLSSDDVAAGTRLKVPGHERVLAQKALETARTLVASSKDASVPPAASSRLKVAESHFREARYTQAASEANAVGKLVAADRSPQSSAFTVEVGDGDSTTVTVKHGPPVRVEAEGVAQPVAKGESIRVEKGHPPPAPLRPLVAPSPGQPEDSARLKRRPDRDGHLGPVKLTWEAVRGAERYEVEVSRAQEQRAVFTQTVTSLEAKLPVLPAGSYRWTVRAVGPAGPSEPSAPRHFELVSERLKLEVKKGQWQ, via the coding sequence ATGAAGGCGGCGCTCCTCCTCCTCACATGGCTGGGCACGACGCCCCCGGGCACCGTGGTGGTGGGCCCCAACGAATCCCTGCGCCAGGTGGCCCAGCGCACCCTGGGCGACGCGCGCGCCGCGGAGGAACTGCGCGCACTCAACGGACTTTCCTCGGACGACGTGGCGGCGGGGACCCGGCTGAAGGTGCCCGGCCACGAGCGCGTGCTGGCGCAGAAGGCCCTGGAGACGGCGCGCACGCTGGTGGCCAGCTCGAAGGATGCGAGCGTCCCCCCAGCGGCCTCCTCCCGGCTGAAGGTCGCGGAGTCCCATTTCCGCGAGGCGCGCTACACGCAGGCGGCCTCGGAGGCCAATGCCGTGGGGAAGCTGGTGGCGGCAGACCGCTCGCCGCAGTCCTCCGCGTTCACCGTGGAAGTGGGCGACGGCGACAGCACCACCGTCACCGTGAAGCACGGCCCGCCGGTCCGCGTGGAGGCCGAGGGCGTCGCCCAGCCCGTCGCCAAGGGTGAATCCATCCGCGTGGAGAAGGGCCATCCGCCCCCCGCGCCCCTTCGACCGCTGGTGGCCCCCAGCCCCGGGCAGCCGGAGGATTCCGCGCGCCTGAAGCGACGCCCCGACCGGGACGGGCACCTGGGCCCGGTGAAGCTGACCTGGGAGGCTGTACGGGGCGCGGAACGTTATGAAGTGGAAGTGTCGCGCGCGCAGGAGCAACGCGCCGTCTTCACGCAGACAGTCACCAGCCTGGAAGCGAAGCTGCCAGTGCTACCCGCGGGAAGCTACCGGTGGACGGTGCGCGCGGTGGGCCCCGCGGGTCCGTCCGAGCCCAGCGCGCCCAGGCACTTCGAGCTGGTGTCCGAGCGCCTCAAACTCGAAGTGAAGAAGGGCCAGTGGCAGTAA
- a CDS encoding HD domain-containing phosphohydrolase, with product MRLFKAILLLMLVVGVVPTLMVGWLSVSHTRELLVRDAQELAQERVKQLRLKAEIFLGEPTDAVLGLARVPGFFGLPLEAQQTHLASVLNQRRDVLALTVFDANRQRLPGLQAFSKHDVPPTALAGHEERARALLENIEGVRYADVVKDPQGSEPVLTLAFPLGEPVRGYIAADLSLADLRKMLEQERVGSTGFAYLADRHGHLVAGGGGVAGLGEDVAQRGPVAHLLKQLVGKSDMELFHVGNFGEGRDAVVAAYTVLPETGWAIVSEQPVEHAYRQVDTMEQRILLGLGAAILVAVVLAALFSRNLTRPLKGFISGALELAHGKFGVEVDIKQKNELGELAQTFNYMSKQLLAYDMENRGLYESLEKGYLETIVALANSIDSKDAYTRGHSQRVGDVSVQIGREMKLTERELRQLQYGGILHDIGKIGIVESILCKQTRLTDQEMDIMREHPAIGDAIIGPVSFLGAVRACVRHHHERWDGTGYPDKLKGEDIPLLARIVACADTFDACTSTRPYQKAMPLEKAMEILDNLSGAQLDPKVVQALKQVLAKQGVRLEGHRLPVKLAS from the coding sequence GTGCGCCTGTTCAAAGCCATCCTCCTGTTGATGCTGGTGGTGGGCGTCGTCCCCACGCTGATGGTGGGGTGGCTCTCCGTCTCCCACACCCGGGAGCTCCTGGTGCGCGACGCCCAGGAACTGGCACAGGAGCGCGTGAAGCAGCTGCGCCTCAAGGCCGAAATCTTCCTCGGCGAGCCCACCGACGCGGTGCTGGGCCTGGCCCGCGTGCCCGGCTTCTTCGGCCTGCCATTGGAAGCGCAGCAGACACACCTGGCCTCGGTGCTCAACCAGCGGCGCGATGTGCTGGCGCTCACCGTGTTCGACGCCAACCGCCAGCGGCTGCCGGGACTCCAGGCCTTCTCCAAGCACGACGTGCCGCCCACCGCGCTGGCCGGGCATGAGGAGCGCGCGCGGGCGCTGCTCGAGAACATCGAGGGCGTGCGCTACGCGGACGTGGTGAAGGACCCGCAGGGTAGCGAGCCGGTGCTGACGCTGGCCTTCCCGCTGGGCGAGCCCGTCCGGGGGTACATCGCGGCGGACCTGTCCCTGGCCGACCTGCGGAAGATGCTGGAGCAGGAGCGCGTGGGCAGCACCGGCTTCGCGTATCTGGCGGACCGTCACGGTCACCTCGTGGCGGGCGGTGGCGGCGTCGCCGGCCTGGGCGAGGACGTGGCGCAGCGCGGCCCGGTGGCGCACCTGCTGAAGCAGTTGGTGGGCAAGTCGGACATGGAGCTGTTCCACGTCGGCAACTTCGGCGAGGGCCGGGACGCGGTGGTGGCCGCGTACACGGTGCTGCCCGAGACGGGCTGGGCCATCGTCTCCGAGCAACCCGTGGAGCACGCCTACCGTCAGGTGGACACCATGGAACAGCGCATCCTCCTGGGTTTGGGGGCGGCCATCCTGGTGGCGGTGGTGCTGGCGGCGCTCTTCTCGCGGAACCTCACCCGGCCGCTCAAGGGATTCATCAGCGGCGCGCTGGAGCTGGCACACGGCAAGTTCGGCGTCGAGGTGGACATCAAGCAGAAGAACGAGCTGGGCGAGCTGGCGCAGACGTTCAACTACATGAGCAAGCAGCTGCTCGCGTACGACATGGAGAACCGCGGCCTCTACGAGAGCCTGGAGAAGGGCTACCTGGAGACCATCGTCGCGCTGGCGAACTCCATCGATTCGAAGGACGCGTACACCCGTGGCCACAGCCAGCGCGTGGGCGACGTCTCGGTGCAGATTGGCCGGGAGATGAAGCTCACCGAGCGCGAGCTGCGGCAGTTGCAGTACGGCGGCATCCTCCACGACATCGGGAAGATTGGCATCGTGGAGTCCATCCTCTGCAAGCAGACGCGGCTGACGGACCAGGAGATGGACATCATGCGCGAGCACCCCGCCATCGGTGACGCCATCATCGGTCCGGTGAGCTTCCTGGGCGCGGTGCGCGCGTGCGTCCGCCACCACCATGAGCGCTGGGACGGCACCGGCTACCCGGACAAGCTCAAGGGCGAGGACATTCCCCTGCTGGCCCGCATCGTCGCGTGTGCGGATACCTTCGACGCCTGCACCTCCACCCGCCCGTACCAGAAGGCCATGCCGCTGGAGAAGGCGATGGAAATCCTCGACAACCTCAGCGGCGCCCAGTTGGACCCGAAGGTCGTCCAGGCCCTGAAGCAGGTGCTGGCGAAGCAGGGCGTGCGGCTGGAGGGCCACCGGCTGCCCGTGAAGCTCGCCTCCTGA